One window from the genome of Streptomyces sp. NBC_01476 encodes:
- a CDS encoding ABC transporter substrate-binding protein translates to MRQRQIPPRRAVTGRRTGAGTLVVALAAVLAAVLTACGSDSGSGSGSASDAGSGSTTRLTVPTGSVSASQGAFQYTVSKGFFSKNGLSVTTPLSAEGQLKAAFVAGSVQFDQLAGGDVLDLYAKHVGVKVIGCVAQNTGYYLYARKGTASVAALAGKKVGVPSLGGAPQVAMESYLASKGLAADAVKFVPLGSIPNVLTALTSGKIDSGLLSTPFNFRADKAGLPNLGYATGPPTPYLVNASWAKKNPTTVTAILKSLGEGIWSYQTHKDDAVQSLGKFLGLDPSDPADKATLSKSFDAYLPPIQAPPGRCSADYFTPYVKYQPAGQQQALQNLAPLIDNSYIDSLDKQGFYQGLEKTYGPLPNKTTIAHVLR, encoded by the coding sequence ATGAGACAGCGACAGATCCCGCCGCGCCGCGCGGTCACCGGCCGCAGGACCGGCGCAGGCACCCTCGTGGTCGCGCTGGCGGCCGTGCTCGCCGCGGTGCTCACGGCCTGCGGTTCGGACTCCGGCTCCGGCTCCGGCTCGGCATCGGACGCCGGCAGCGGCTCGACGACCCGGCTGACCGTGCCCACCGGATCGGTGTCGGCCTCCCAAGGCGCCTTCCAGTACACCGTCAGCAAGGGCTTCTTCAGCAAGAACGGCCTGTCGGTGACGACGCCGCTCTCCGCCGAGGGGCAGCTCAAGGCGGCGTTCGTGGCGGGCTCGGTGCAGTTCGACCAGCTGGCCGGCGGCGACGTGCTCGACCTCTACGCCAAGCACGTCGGTGTCAAGGTCATCGGCTGTGTCGCTCAGAACACCGGCTACTACCTGTACGCCCGCAAGGGCACCGCGTCGGTGGCGGCACTGGCCGGCAAGAAGGTCGGCGTCCCGTCGCTCGGCGGCGCGCCGCAGGTGGCGATGGAGTCCTACCTGGCGAGCAAGGGCCTCGCGGCCGACGCGGTGAAGTTCGTGCCGCTCGGCTCGATCCCCAATGTGCTGACCGCGCTCACCAGCGGGAAGATCGACAGCGGACTGCTCTCCACCCCCTTCAACTTCCGCGCCGACAAGGCGGGTCTGCCCAACCTGGGCTACGCCACCGGGCCGCCCACCCCCTACCTGGTGAACGCCTCCTGGGCGAAGAAGAACCCCACCACGGTCACCGCGATCCTCAAGAGCCTGGGCGAGGGCATCTGGTCGTACCAGACCCACAAGGACGACGCCGTCCAGTCGCTGGGCAAGTTCCTCGGCCTCGACCCCTCCGACCCGGCGGACAAGGCGACGCTGAGCAAGAGCTTCGACGCCTACCTGCCGCCGATCCAGGCCCCGCCCGGCCGGTGCTCCGCCGACTACTTCACGCCCTACGTGAAGTACCAGCCGGCCGGCCAGCAGCAGGCGCTGCAGAACCTCGCCCCGCTGATCGACAACTCCTACATCGACTCCCTCGACAAGCAGGGCTTCTACCAGGGCCTTGAGAAGACCTACGGACCCCTGCCCAACAAGACCACCATCGCGCACGTCCTGCGCTGA
- a CDS encoding NmrA family NAD(P)-binding protein, which produces MTSESPAPVLVTGATGRQGGATARALLARGIPVRALVRDPATDRAKAVEALGAELVTGDLYDRASVIRAAEGVRAVFSVQMPDMNGRVFEGELTQAVNLIEGARAAGVPQFVHTSVTGAGQHTEAPGWAEGRWAAMEPYFSTKAGIQDRVRAAGFAHWTLIKPGTFMENFLPSEAFLLPRGVEGGLVSILRPGTELSLVAVDDIGTAAAAAIAAPERFDRVELELAGDYLSMTDIAATLSRALGTELTAPDMTLDEANAAGMTPAGASHEWMNVAGQPARPEYARALGIPLTTFEEWAGKYLRP; this is translated from the coding sequence ATGACGTCAGAATCCCCCGCACCCGTCCTGGTCACCGGCGCCACCGGCCGGCAGGGCGGCGCCACCGCACGCGCCCTGCTCGCGAGAGGCATTCCCGTACGGGCGCTGGTCCGCGACCCGGCGACCGACCGGGCGAAGGCGGTCGAAGCGCTCGGCGCCGAGCTGGTCACCGGCGACCTCTACGACCGCGCCAGTGTGATCCGGGCCGCCGAAGGGGTTCGCGCCGTCTTCTCGGTGCAGATGCCCGACATGAACGGGCGTGTTTTCGAAGGCGAGTTGACCCAGGCCGTCAACCTGATCGAGGGCGCGCGGGCCGCCGGCGTGCCGCAGTTCGTGCACACGTCCGTCACCGGCGCCGGGCAGCACACCGAGGCGCCCGGCTGGGCGGAAGGCCGCTGGGCGGCGATGGAGCCCTACTTCAGCACCAAGGCCGGGATCCAGGACCGCGTCCGTGCGGCGGGCTTCGCACACTGGACGCTCATCAAGCCGGGCACCTTCATGGAGAACTTCCTGCCCTCCGAGGCGTTTCTGCTGCCCCGCGGGGTCGAAGGCGGCCTGGTGAGCATCCTCAGGCCCGGGACCGAGCTGTCCCTCGTCGCGGTCGACGACATCGGCACGGCGGCCGCGGCCGCCATCGCCGCACCCGAGCGGTTCGACCGGGTCGAACTGGAGCTGGCGGGCGACTACCTGTCGATGACCGACATCGCCGCGACCCTCTCCCGCGCCCTGGGGACCGAACTCACCGCGCCCGACATGACTCTGGACGAGGCCAACGCCGCCGGCATGACCCCGGCCGGCGCCTCTCACGAGTGGATGAACGTCGCCGGCCAGCCCGCCCGCCCCGAGTACGCGCGGGCCCTCGGCATCCCCCTCACCACCTTCGAGGAGTGGGCCGGGAAGTATCTCCGCCCCTGA
- a CDS encoding TetR/AcrR family transcriptional regulator: MTAQRVDARRNYARILAVAEEEVAAHGADASLEKIARTAGVGSATVRRHFPSRRALLEAVFSERIEALGVRAVELAGAADARAALLDWLGALTTYAASARGMADALLQDGITDPEHVNACSVKLTDAVDPLLHRAAEAGAVPPGVTSADLLALVTGIVLATEHHPDPNAEAHRLLGLAVEGVSPPR; this comes from the coding sequence ATGACCGCCCAGCGCGTGGATGCCCGGCGCAACTACGCCCGGATCCTCGCTGTCGCGGAGGAGGAGGTCGCCGCGCACGGCGCCGACGCCTCCCTGGAAAAGATCGCCCGCACCGCGGGAGTCGGCTCGGCCACCGTGCGCCGGCACTTCCCCAGCCGGCGCGCCCTGCTGGAGGCGGTGTTCAGCGAGCGGATCGAGGCGCTGGGCGTCCGCGCGGTGGAACTGGCCGGCGCGGCCGACGCGCGGGCCGCGCTACTGGACTGGCTGGGCGCGCTCACCACGTACGCCGCCTCCGCACGGGGCATGGCTGACGCGCTGCTCCAGGACGGGATCACCGACCCGGAGCATGTGAACGCCTGCTCGGTGAAGCTCACCGACGCGGTCGACCCGCTGCTGCACCGGGCCGCGGAGGCCGGCGCCGTACCGCCGGGCGTGACCTCAGCGGATCTGCTCGCGCTGGTCACGGGCATCGTCCTCGCCACGGAACACCACCCGGACCCCAACGCCGAGGCACACCGGCTGCTCGGCCTGGCGGTGGAGGGCGTCAGCCCTCCGAGGTGA
- a CDS encoding ABC transporter substrate-binding protein, with protein sequence MALKKLVSETSSPIFSLPYFVARDEGYFAEEGLEVDLVRKGQREAVIKPVEDHHLISAFTTKSSFEEGEASLYRACEWGQIRRSYDSGRGGQVVSKRAAIGSQAIYVRPDDPANHPQDLANRSVAVNFHHGSHYIGIQTLEGFLRKEEINVVHIGGPRERFEALRDGKVEAAAVMEPWITVAEKLGYKLIAEAFYVGAEIADPNLDPETFTAIQRAVIKAVHKINEDPKPYLHYLIADVPEDIVHLDPADFRRDRLRYAEPAPYPAEEFQRTYDWMVAWDLIPEDADFTQIVDNRLQLAL encoded by the coding sequence ATGGCACTGAAGAAACTCGTCAGCGAGACGTCGAGCCCCATCTTCTCCCTCCCCTACTTCGTCGCCCGCGACGAGGGCTACTTCGCGGAGGAGGGGCTGGAGGTCGACCTGGTCCGCAAGGGCCAGCGGGAAGCGGTCATCAAGCCCGTCGAGGACCACCACCTGATCTCCGCGTTCACCACCAAGTCCTCCTTCGAGGAGGGCGAGGCGTCGCTCTACCGCGCCTGCGAGTGGGGGCAGATCCGCCGCTCGTACGACAGCGGCCGCGGCGGCCAGGTCGTCAGCAAGCGCGCCGCCATCGGCAGCCAGGCGATCTACGTCCGGCCCGACGACCCGGCCAACCATCCGCAGGACCTCGCCAACCGGTCGGTTGCGGTGAACTTCCACCACGGCTCGCACTACATCGGCATCCAGACGCTGGAGGGTTTCCTGCGGAAGGAGGAGATCAACGTCGTCCACATCGGCGGTCCCCGGGAGCGCTTCGAGGCGCTGCGCGACGGCAAGGTGGAGGCGGCCGCGGTCATGGAGCCGTGGATCACGGTGGCCGAGAAGCTCGGCTACAAGCTGATCGCCGAGGCCTTCTACGTCGGCGCCGAGATCGCCGACCCGAACCTCGACCCGGAGACCTTCACCGCGATCCAGCGTGCCGTGATCAAGGCGGTGCACAAGATCAACGAGGACCCGAAGCCGTACCTGCACTACCTCATCGCCGATGTCCCCGAGGACATCGTCCACCTCGACCCGGCCGACTTCCGCCGGGACCGGCTCCGCTACGCCGAGCCGGCGCCGTACCCGGCCGAGGAGTTCCAGCGGACCTACGACTGGATGGTCGCCTGGGACCTGATCCCGGAGGACGCCGACTTCACCCAGATCGTCGACAACCGCCTCCAGCTGGCGCTCTGA
- a CDS encoding AraC family transcriptional regulator gives MPLDELRALIARHAREGETTAIDGVLVSITREPAAPSVSTSGTVMALIAQGAKRLVLGDRVHDYRAGQYLVASVDLPVTGQYTEAGPEEPALGFGLTLRPSAIADLLLDPAAGDFPRGNRGAAAPPGMTVSDASFELIDAAVRMLRLLDRPRDLPLFAPMIEREILWLLITGEQGATVRQLGLADSSLNHVNRAVRWIRDHYPEVIRVEDLARLSRMSTSAFHRSFQAVTAMSPIQFQKQIRLHEARLLLVTRPDDIAGVGYAVGYDSPSQFSREYRRHFGTPPSQDATRLRTSI, from the coding sequence ATGCCCCTGGACGAGTTGCGAGCGCTCATCGCCCGGCACGCGCGCGAGGGCGAGACCACGGCCATCGACGGCGTACTGGTCTCGATCACGCGGGAGCCGGCCGCGCCGAGCGTGTCCACCTCCGGCACGGTGATGGCGCTCATCGCGCAGGGCGCCAAGCGCCTGGTGCTCGGCGACCGGGTCCACGACTACCGCGCCGGGCAGTATCTCGTGGCGTCCGTCGACCTCCCCGTCACCGGCCAGTACACCGAGGCCGGCCCCGAGGAGCCCGCTCTCGGCTTCGGCCTCACGCTGCGCCCGTCCGCCATCGCCGACCTGCTGCTCGACCCGGCCGCGGGTGACTTCCCCCGTGGCAACCGCGGGGCGGCGGCCCCGCCGGGCATGACGGTCAGCGACGCCTCCTTCGAGCTCATCGACGCCGCCGTGCGCATGCTGCGGCTGCTCGACCGGCCGCGTGACCTGCCGCTGTTCGCGCCGATGATCGAACGCGAGATCCTCTGGCTGCTGATCACCGGCGAACAGGGCGCGACCGTCCGCCAGCTCGGCCTCGCGGACAGCAGCCTCAATCACGTCAACCGGGCCGTGCGCTGGATCCGGGACCACTACCCCGAGGTGATCCGCGTCGAGGACCTGGCCCGGCTGTCCCGGATGAGCACGTCCGCCTTCCACCGCAGCTTCCAGGCGGTCACCGCGATGAGCCCGATCCAGTTCCAGAAGCAGATCCGCCTGCACGAGGCCCGCCTGCTCCTCGTCACGCGCCCCGACGACATCGCCGGGGTCGGCTACGCGGTGGGGTACGACAGCCCCTCGCAGTTCAGCCGCGAATACCGCCGGCACTTCGGCACGCCGCCCAGTCAGGATGCGACGCGGCTGCGGACCTCGATCTGA
- a CDS encoding SDR family NAD(P)-dependent oxidoreductase, with the protein MSIAIVTGASSGIGQGAAIELAKRGFGVILTYGRNKEGGLRTVAEIEELGGKAVALPLDVGLSHTFPAFRQEVTRALDETWGATHFTSLVNNAGFGRMSMFEDTSEELFDEFMRVILKGPFFLTQTLLPLLADNGAIVNTTSSSALVTGVEPGYSAYASAKGGLQVLTRYMAKEFSTRGIRVNSIAPGPTRTRLGDDAFSKYPEVIGPIAAATALGRVGEAEDIGMVVAMLLSEEGRWITGQNIEVSGGHKL; encoded by the coding sequence ATGTCCATCGCAATCGTCACCGGCGCCAGCTCGGGCATCGGTCAGGGCGCGGCCATCGAACTGGCCAAGCGCGGCTTCGGTGTCATCCTCACCTACGGCAGGAACAAGGAAGGCGGTCTGCGGACCGTCGCCGAGATCGAGGAGCTCGGCGGCAAGGCCGTCGCCCTCCCGCTGGATGTCGGCCTCAGCCACACCTTTCCCGCGTTCAGGCAGGAGGTGACGCGGGCGCTCGACGAGACCTGGGGCGCCACGCACTTCACCTCACTGGTGAACAACGCCGGCTTCGGCCGGATGTCGATGTTCGAGGACACCAGCGAGGAGCTCTTCGACGAGTTCATGCGGGTCATCCTCAAGGGGCCGTTCTTCCTCACCCAGACCCTGCTGCCGCTGCTGGCGGACAATGGCGCCATCGTCAATACGACCAGCAGCAGCGCGCTGGTCACCGGCGTCGAACCCGGTTACTCGGCCTACGCCTCGGCGAAGGGCGGTCTGCAGGTGCTCACCCGGTACATGGCCAAGGAGTTCAGCACCCGCGGTATCCGGGTGAACTCGATCGCGCCCGGGCCGACGCGCACCCGGCTCGGCGATGACGCGTTCTCGAAGTACCCGGAGGTGATCGGCCCGATCGCGGCGGCGACCGCGCTCGGCCGGGTCGGCGAGGCCGAGGACATCGGCATGGTCGTCGCCATGCTCCTCTCGGAGGAGGGCCGCTGGATCACGGGGCAGAACATCGAGGTGTCCGGCGGCCACAAGCTGTGA